In a genomic window of Occallatibacter riparius:
- a CDS encoding heme-copper oxidase family protein, producing the protein MSLSLSSRDHAAAPVAGAVWHALAWLVFGNAIGVMIAILLLLPALNAWLGEWTYGRWMMVHMNTALYGWCSLPMLAFLFRVYGAERGSVAAWCRPVLWLWSSALVIGSISWLQGHSSGKLFLDWQGYAGVFFPLAMLALWIVLAIAFIRGERDSGSTRGARIAKVVGLLILLAVPFAIYIASSPGIYPPINPDTGGPTGESQLESSLGIVLILLVLPLGIARRTAGRGRVIAWSWLLLAAEGVLCGTLSRADISHHNPAQWIALGSIVAWLPVMPAYYRAFAWNSETRRWRTSMLWWWGGLVVSGWVLFLPGVLDRAKFTDALVGHSLAAVAGFLSALLIFMMVELLGERDAWILNRAWSFHLWNWGVFAYVVVMGVAGWMEARDPAFTIVPGPYRNTLYIVRLITGLMMLAASIEWLAAASRGPALATQPVMQEQGVKVA; encoded by the coding sequence ATGAGCCTCAGCCTGTCCTCTCGTGATCACGCGGCAGCCCCAGTTGCCGGCGCTGTCTGGCATGCGCTGGCGTGGCTGGTCTTCGGCAATGCGATCGGCGTGATGATTGCGATTCTGCTGCTGCTTCCCGCGCTGAACGCGTGGCTGGGCGAGTGGACCTATGGCCGCTGGATGATGGTGCACATGAACACCGCGCTTTACGGCTGGTGCAGCCTGCCAATGTTGGCCTTCCTCTTTCGCGTCTACGGCGCGGAGCGCGGTTCCGTTGCTGCGTGGTGCCGGCCCGTGCTCTGGCTGTGGTCGAGCGCGCTGGTAATCGGATCGATTTCATGGCTGCAGGGCCACTCGAGCGGCAAGCTGTTTCTCGACTGGCAGGGCTACGCCGGCGTGTTCTTTCCGCTTGCGATGCTGGCATTGTGGATCGTGCTGGCGATCGCGTTTATACGCGGCGAGCGAGATAGCGGATCGACGCGCGGCGCTCGCATCGCTAAGGTTGTAGGCCTGCTGATCCTGCTTGCGGTGCCGTTCGCTATTTACATCGCATCCAGCCCGGGTATCTATCCGCCCATCAATCCTGATACCGGCGGACCTACCGGGGAGAGCCAGCTCGAATCGTCGCTCGGCATTGTTCTGATCCTGCTGGTGCTGCCGCTCGGAATCGCGCGGCGTACCGCAGGCCGGGGCCGGGTCATCGCGTGGTCCTGGTTGTTGCTTGCGGCGGAAGGGGTGCTGTGCGGGACGCTCTCGCGCGCTGACATCAGCCATCACAACCCCGCACAATGGATCGCGCTGGGCAGCATCGTGGCATGGCTGCCGGTGATGCCGGCCTACTATCGTGCCTTCGCATGGAATTCGGAGACGCGCCGCTGGCGTACTTCCATGTTGTGGTGGTGGGGCGGCCTGGTGGTCAGCGGCTGGGTGCTGTTTCTGCCTGGCGTGCTGGATCGGGCAAAGTTCACAGACGCGCTGGTAGGGCACTCCCTCGCGGCTGTCGCGGGATTCTTGAGCGCTCTGCTGATCTTCATGATGGTGGAGTTGCTGGGCGAACGCGATGCCTGGATCCTGAATCGCGCGTGGTCCTTCCATTTGTGGAACTGGGGTGTATTTGCGTACGTCGTAGTGATGGGCGTCGCGGGCTGGATGGAAGCGCGCGATCCGGCCTTCACCATTGTGCCGGGTCCCTACCGCAATACGCTGTACATTGTTCGATTGATCACCGGCTTGATGATGCTGGCAGCTTCTATCGAGTGGCTCGCAGCGGCTTCTCGCGGTCCCGCACTCGCCA
- a CDS encoding ABC transporter ATP-binding protein translates to MSTIADRTAGTRIVIRAEDVWKSYDDGAITVLRGVNFEACQGQAVALCGPSGCGKSTLLHLVGGLDEPDRGRVVVNGVELNRRRDMVQFLRHEVGFVFQLHNLIPDLTLEENCLLPAQAAGVDRRAARERLMHLAERTGLQHRLTQRIQKLSGGERQRTALCRALMNRPRILLADEPTGSLDERTTATVFDLLLDLARSEGVTLLMATHDLALARACDRVVTMHDGRIHEPQPVLS, encoded by the coding sequence ATGAGCACGATCGCTGACAGAACCGCTGGAACGCGCATTGTGATTCGCGCTGAAGACGTGTGGAAGAGCTACGACGATGGTGCGATCACAGTGCTCAGAGGCGTCAACTTCGAGGCTTGCCAAGGCCAGGCCGTGGCGCTCTGCGGCCCTTCCGGCTGCGGCAAGAGCACGCTGCTGCATCTCGTTGGCGGGCTCGACGAGCCGGATCGCGGGCGCGTTGTTGTGAATGGGGTAGAGCTGAATCGCCGCCGCGACATGGTGCAGTTTCTGCGGCACGAGGTTGGATTCGTATTTCAACTGCACAACCTCATTCCCGATCTCACACTTGAAGAGAACTGTCTGTTGCCAGCGCAGGCCGCGGGCGTCGACCGACGGGCCGCGCGGGAACGCTTGATGCACCTAGCGGAACGCACGGGCCTGCAACATCGACTTACCCAGCGTATTCAGAAGCTCTCCGGCGGCGAGCGGCAGCGCACCGCGCTGTGTCGTGCGTTGATGAACCGACCGCGGATTCTGCTCGCAGATGAGCCGACGGGTTCACTCGACGAGCGGACGACCGCGACTGTTTTCGATCTGCTGCTGGATCTTGCGCGCAGCGAGGGCGTCACGCTGCTGATGGCAACGCACGATCTCGCGCTGGCCCGCGCATGCGATCGCGTGGTCACCATGCACGACGGGAGGATTCATGAGCCTCAGCCTGTCCTCTCGTGA
- a CDS encoding ABC transporter permease produces the protein MYLRLIFTNLRRHRIRSFISLAGIAFSVAAMLTVVTVLQGAIGMFSGILSSGAELIVFERNVSDLFFSDVPKTAAQQISSWPMVAHADPVLFGVVSSADHPIITCFGITAEDARLRNAEWLSGRVEDFADHKDGVVLGQRAAEFLKVSLGSQVPIGHGTFRVVGIIKTANGFEDGGVFMPLTASQDFFHKEGSSVITIKLQSKDEITAFKKQVQSTFPSLIALEDAEFSRSYSQFKILKATAWAVGGCGLALGGLGVANTMIMSVFTRIREIAILRVNGFSNAQIAAAILGESAVIAVVGGALGVVIGTAALYALKAVPALHGYVDVSLRPVLMLVVVVLALITGILGALYPAGYAVRVRAVEALRFE, from the coding sequence ATGTATCTCCGGCTTATCTTCACAAATTTGCGCCGCCACCGGATCCGTTCCTTCATCAGCCTGGCGGGCATTGCGTTCAGCGTAGCTGCCATGTTGACGGTGGTTACGGTTCTGCAGGGCGCGATCGGAATGTTTTCCGGAATCCTCTCGAGCGGCGCTGAGTTGATCGTCTTCGAGCGTAACGTCTCGGACCTCTTCTTCAGCGATGTTCCAAAGACCGCTGCGCAGCAGATCTCCTCATGGCCTATGGTGGCGCACGCCGATCCCGTGCTGTTTGGGGTCGTGTCCAGCGCGGATCATCCCATCATTACCTGCTTCGGAATTACTGCCGAGGACGCGCGTCTGCGCAATGCCGAGTGGCTCTCAGGGCGAGTGGAGGACTTCGCGGATCACAAAGATGGTGTAGTGCTTGGGCAGAGGGCCGCGGAGTTTCTGAAAGTCTCGCTCGGCAGCCAGGTGCCGATCGGTCACGGAACGTTTCGCGTGGTTGGAATTATCAAGACGGCCAACGGATTCGAGGATGGCGGCGTGTTTATGCCGCTCACCGCCTCGCAGGACTTCTTCCACAAGGAAGGCTCTTCGGTTATCACCATCAAGCTCCAGAGCAAAGATGAGATCACTGCGTTCAAGAAACAGGTTCAGTCCACATTTCCGAGTTTGATTGCGCTTGAAGACGCGGAGTTCTCGCGCTCGTATTCGCAATTCAAAATCCTGAAAGCGACTGCGTGGGCCGTCGGTGGATGCGGGCTGGCGCTTGGCGGGCTCGGCGTGGCGAATACGATGATCATGTCGGTGTTCACGCGCATTCGCGAGATCGCAATACTCCGCGTGAATGGCTTCTCGAACGCGCAGATTGCCGCCGCCATTCTCGGCGAGTCCGCGGTGATTGCGGTCGTGGGCGGCGCGTTGGGCGTTGTTATTGGAACCGCGGCGCTGTACGCCCTGAAGGCTGTTCCCGCGCTGCACGGTTACGTGGATGTCTCGCTGCGGCCGGTCCTGATGCTCGTCGTTGTTGTCCTTGCGCTCATCACTGGAATCCTCGGTGCGCTCTATCCGGCAGGCTATGCGGTGCGCGTGCGTGCGGTGGAGGCGTTACGATTCGAATGA
- a CDS encoding polyprenyl synthetase family protein encodes MTHDSTSIEYEYWMDKARRHSMRTESDEPTIAELELEFQEAMCLPSDTEPRLDSALRHVLRHPGSLVRPRVVYQMARAYGIENRAAMDLGIALEYFHTASLIFDDMPAMDNASSRRGAPCVHVKYGESSAMLAALALINRAYALTWRAISQCPHAAQAHAMRYLEDRLGVNGLLNGQSLDLHYSELPHDRETTERVACGKTVSLIRLTLVLPAMLGGASARELQLFERMATCWGLAYQMVDDLKDVMQSSVASGKTAARDLHLDRPNIALAIGVPDALARLTRLIDVGDRTLDGLMARRPSLKFLRRLRTDLQHELRRVTSQRITPQPTATQRECTAAAS; translated from the coding sequence ATGACGCACGACTCTACATCTATCGAATATGAGTACTGGATGGATAAGGCTAGAAGGCATTCCATGCGGACGGAAAGCGACGAACCCACAATAGCGGAACTCGAGCTTGAATTTCAGGAGGCTATGTGTCTGCCGTCTGACACAGAGCCGCGGCTTGATTCTGCGCTGCGCCACGTACTGCGGCACCCGGGAAGCCTGGTGCGTCCACGGGTTGTTTACCAGATGGCGCGAGCGTACGGCATCGAAAACCGCGCGGCGATGGATCTCGGCATCGCGCTCGAGTACTTCCACACCGCTTCGCTCATCTTCGACGACATGCCTGCGATGGACAACGCATCATCCCGTCGGGGCGCTCCTTGCGTGCATGTAAAGTACGGCGAGTCGAGCGCGATGCTCGCTGCTCTCGCGCTGATCAATCGCGCTTATGCACTCACCTGGCGCGCGATCTCTCAGTGCCCTCATGCGGCGCAGGCTCACGCGATGCGCTATCTCGAAGATCGGCTCGGCGTGAATGGCTTGCTGAACGGGCAGAGCCTCGACCTGCACTACTCCGAGCTTCCGCATGATCGCGAAACCACGGAACGCGTAGCGTGCGGAAAGACGGTATCGCTGATTAGGCTCACGCTGGTTCTGCCGGCGATGCTCGGCGGCGCCTCGGCCCGTGAGCTGCAGTTGTTTGAGCGGATGGCCACCTGCTGGGGCCTTGCGTACCAGATGGTCGATGACCTGAAGGACGTGATGCAGAGCTCTGTGGCAAGCGGCAAGACGGCTGCGCGCGACCTGCATCTTGACCGGCCGAATATTGCACTGGCGATCGGCGTGCCCGATGCGCTGGCGCGGCTCACCAGGCTCATCGATGTGGGCGACCGCACTCTCGACGGGCTGATGGCCCGGCGTCCCTCGCTCAAGTTTCTGCGGCGCCTGCGAACCGACCTGCAGCACGAGTTGCGGCGCGTCACCTCACAGCGCATAACTCCGCAACCCACCGCCACGCAGCGCGAGTGCACCGCGGCAGCTTCCTAG
- a CDS encoding response regulator transcription factor, translated as MRLLLVEDEHDIQSFLKQALTDAGYEVDLAADGKSAEDFTRAHSYDILIVDLGLPDIDGISLILRLRGSGVSAPVLILSARRSVDDRVRGLEQGGDDYLTKPFALAELLARLRNLLRRNAPAAQETTRLRVMDLELDLLRREATRGGQALQLTPQEFVLLEYLCRNAGRVVTRSMILEKVWGMRIQPDTNVVDVHIYRLRGKVDGSGQQPIIKTLRGVGYVIKDR; from the coding sequence ATGCGGCTTCTGTTAGTTGAAGACGAGCACGATATTCAATCCTTCCTGAAGCAGGCTCTTACAGACGCTGGCTACGAAGTTGACCTCGCGGCCGACGGCAAGAGCGCGGAAGACTTCACGCGCGCGCATTCCTACGACATTCTGATTGTCGATCTTGGGCTGCCGGACATCGATGGCATCAGCCTCATCCTGCGGCTGCGCGGGAGTGGCGTTAGCGCGCCGGTGCTGATTTTGTCTGCACGGCGGTCCGTGGACGATCGCGTGCGCGGGCTGGAGCAGGGCGGCGACGATTATCTGACCAAGCCCTTCGCGCTTGCGGAGCTCCTGGCGCGGTTAAGAAACCTGCTGCGCCGCAACGCGCCCGCTGCACAGGAGACGACGCGGCTGCGCGTAATGGATCTCGAGCTCGATCTGCTGCGTCGCGAAGCCACGCGTGGCGGGCAAGCGCTGCAGCTTACGCCTCAGGAGTTTGTGCTGCTCGAATATCTCTGCCGCAATGCAGGCCGCGTCGTAACGCGCTCCATGATCCTTGAGAAGGTCTGGGGCATGCGCATTCAGCCCGACACCAACGTGGTCGATGTTCATATCTACAGGCTGCGCGGCAAGGTAGACGGCAGTGGCCAGCAGCCCATCATCAAGACACTGCGCGGAGTCGGCTATGTCATCAAAGACCGCTAA
- a CDS encoding HAMP domain-containing histidine kinase, with protein sequence MSSKTAKPAMRSAAWRISLWATLAFAAGTMVVFFVLDQFVATDIHRRGDAWLTGEVEVLADVAERTPNDALYNRVVGEVAELAAHEIPNRVASDDESEKQSSAIPNNSVFFLQVGADRSLKLWVGPGDGRDYLEAVLANRLLVDRPTDIRVLGSRTPFRVASVPMKDGSRVFLGLSERDQLRVVRNLRTRFFLLWLSLVLLGFGIVFFTTRRMLSHVRSISEAASHIGHSELDTRVPTSNRNDEIAQLAITLNGMLDRIESSMHQLHTITDSLAHDLRSPLTAIRGKLESSLSTARDGEPSEAIVSAIDELDRLTDFLNKSLDVAEARADALRLTRVEIDLDELLRAMVDLYEPSMSERDLTLSLASDGPLRITGDAGLLHRMIANLFDNELKHLPAGCSVTVGLHATESEATLMVEDNGPGFDWQTLASLFVRRVKGKQSSGHGLGLAFIDAVVRAHGGTVNASNGGKGGARIVITLPLASTERGWPLTSSAAS encoded by the coding sequence ATGTCATCAAAGACCGCTAAGCCCGCGATGCGCAGCGCCGCCTGGCGCATCTCCTTATGGGCAACGCTCGCCTTCGCAGCGGGCACGATGGTGGTCTTCTTCGTGCTCGATCAGTTTGTTGCCACTGACATTCATCGTCGCGGTGACGCATGGCTCACCGGCGAGGTCGAGGTCCTGGCTGACGTGGCGGAGCGCACCCCCAACGATGCGCTCTACAACCGCGTTGTGGGCGAAGTCGCCGAGCTCGCTGCGCATGAAATTCCCAACCGCGTGGCCTCCGATGATGAATCCGAAAAGCAGTCAAGCGCGATTCCCAACAACTCCGTGTTCTTCCTGCAGGTCGGCGCCGACCGCTCGCTGAAGCTCTGGGTGGGCCCGGGTGACGGACGAGACTATCTTGAAGCGGTGCTGGCCAACCGCCTTCTGGTGGACAGGCCCACGGACATTCGAGTGCTGGGATCGCGCACCCCATTTCGAGTCGCATCCGTGCCAATGAAGGACGGCAGCCGCGTGTTCCTGGGGCTGTCGGAACGCGATCAGCTCCGCGTGGTGCGCAATCTGCGTACGCGCTTCTTTCTGCTCTGGCTTTCGCTGGTTCTCCTGGGGTTCGGTATCGTCTTCTTCACCACCAGACGCATGTTGAGCCATGTACGCAGCATCTCGGAGGCGGCCTCGCATATCGGTCATTCCGAGCTCGACACGCGCGTGCCCACTTCCAACCGCAATGATGAAATCGCGCAGCTCGCCATCACGCTGAATGGAATGCTCGATCGCATCGAGAGTTCGATGCATCAGCTGCATACGATTACTGACTCGCTGGCGCACGATCTGCGCAGCCCGCTCACTGCTATTCGCGGCAAGCTCGAGTCGTCGCTTTCCACCGCGCGCGACGGCGAACCTTCCGAGGCAATCGTCTCGGCGATCGATGAACTCGATCGCCTTACTGATTTTCTGAACAAGTCGCTCGATGTTGCCGAGGCTAGAGCCGATGCGCTGCGGCTGACGCGTGTCGAGATCGATCTCGATGAGCTGCTTCGCGCGATGGTCGATCTATACGAGCCGTCCATGTCTGAGCGTGACCTTACACTGTCGCTGGCGAGTGATGGCCCGCTGCGGATCACTGGGGACGCAGGTCTGCTTCATCGCATGATTGCGAACCTGTTCGACAATGAGCTGAAGCATTTACCCGCAGGATGCAGCGTCACTGTAGGCCTTCACGCCACCGAAAGCGAAGCGACGCTCATGGTCGAAGACAACGGGCCCGGCTTCGACTGGCAGACCCTCGCGAGCCTGTTTGTGCGGCGGGTGAAGGGAAAACAATCGAGCGGACATGGACTGGGGCTCGCTTTCATCGATGCCGTAGTGCGAGCGCATGGTGGCACTGTCAACGCATCCAATGGCGGGAAGGGCGGTGCTCGTATCGTCATTACGCTTCCGCTTGCGTCGACAGAACGCGGCTGGCCGCTCACGTCTTCGGCAGCAAGTTGA